The Polyangium mundeleinium genome contains the following window.
GGCGGCGGTCGAGGACGTCTTCCTCTACGCGATCGACGAGCAGTGCGAGAGCCCGCGCGGACCCACGTGGCGCTCGCTCCTCGCGCGATCACCCGTGCAAAAGCGCGTGCGCGTGGCGCACGCCTGCGCCGAGGATCCACGCCACCAGAAGGTCGATCTCGTCCTTTTGCCCTCGCAGACCTTCCAGCAAGACGCGGCGCTCGGCACGCGTGATCAAGGCCGCGACGTGTGGGTCTACAACGGAAGGCTCCCGCACTCGGGCCCGCTCCTGCTCGACGTGCCGGCCACGAGCTTGCTCGCGGACGCCTGGATCGCGGCCACGCGCCCCACGGGACGATGGTTCCTGTGGGAGACGACCTTCTGGAACGACGGCAACCGCGGCGGCCGCGGCCCGATCGACCCCTTCGTCGTCGCCGAGACCTTCCACAACAACGACGGCGACAGCGCGCTCGGCGATGGCGTGCTCGTCTATCCGGGCAAACAGACGGGCCGCTTCGCGCACCACTCGGCCGGCTTCGACGGCGTCTTCCCTTCGATCCGGCTGAAGCTCTTGCGCCGCGGCATCCAGGACGCGGGTTACCTCGCGCTCGCGCGGAGCGCGCATCCCGCCGAGGCCGACGTGATCTCCACGCGCCTGCTTCCTCGCGCGCTCGACGAAGTCGACCTCGACGAAGCCACGCCCTTCCCCACGGACGCGGCCGCGTACACGAGCGCGCGGAGCACCCTTCGCGCGCTCGTCCCCGAAGGCGGGCGCCTCGATCCTCGCCAAACCGCGGACGTCCTCGACGCGGGTCGCGCAGCGCGTCAAACGCAGCAAAGGCCCATGTTTCGTGGCCCAAAACGCCTCGTCGTGGCCTTCGCCACCCTCGCGCTCGTCGCCGCGTCCCTCGCCGGGTGGCTCGTTCGACGCGGCAGGCGCCGTGCTTCGTGATCCGCGGGCGGGCGGCCTAGGGTAAGCTCGCCCTCGCGAATGCCCCCGAAGAAACCATCGTCTGCGGCCTCGCCTCTGCCTCCCGACGTGGGGCTCCTCGAGGAGATCGGCGGCGGCTTCCTCGGCGCGGCGGCCACCGTCGGCGGCATGGGCCTGCTCGGCTACCAGATCCTCCGAAGGCTCGTCACCTTCCGCATCGATCGCGCCGAGACCCTCCGGAACCTCTACCGGATGGGCGTGAAATCGATCCCCATCGTGATCGTAACGGCCCTCTTCACGGGCGCGATCATGGTCATCCAGGCCGCGCCGCTCGTCGTGCGCCTCGGCGCGCAGGGCTTGCTCGGCTGGGGCGCGGGCTTCGGCATCCTGCGTGAGATCGCGCCGCTCTTGACGGCGCTCATGATCAACGGCCGCGTCGGCGCGAACAACACGGCCGAGCTCGGCACCATGGTCGTCACCGAGCAGATCGACGCGCTGCGCGTGCTCGCGATCGATCCCATCGCGTTCCTGATCGCGCCGCGCTTCGTCGCGATCGTGACCACGCTCTTCCTGTCCACGATCTTCGCCGACACGCTCGCGCTGCTCGGCGCCGCGTACGGCGGCTTCGGCCTGCTCGGCGTCGAGCCGAAGACGTTTTACAACGGCCTGACGAGCGGCCTGCTCGGCCTGAGCGACGTCACGAGTGGCCTCGTGAAGAGCATCGTCTTCGGCGTCGTGATGGCGCTCTCGAGCTGCCAGTACGGGCTCGGCGTGAAGGGCGGCGCGCCGGGCGTCGGGCGGGCCGTGAACGCGACCGTGGTGGCCTCGGCCGCGGGCATCTTCATCCTCGACTACTTCGTCTCCTTCACGCTGGACTGAGGACACGTGAGCGCGGCGAACACCCACGACGAGCCCGCGCCCGAGAGCGGCATCGACCAGGCCGCCGAGGCCCCGGACGCGTCGATCGCCGCGGTGGTGGGCGCACAGGCGATGGAGCTCGTGGGCATGGGCCTCGGGATCGCCTCGGTGTTCGTCCGGACGCTCTACTACTGCCTCCGCGGCCGGCCGGACTTCGGCGCCGTCGTGCGGCAGATGTTCGAGATCGGCAACCGCTCGGTCGTCTTCTTGACCGTGGTGATGGGCTTCATCGGGATGATCCTGGTCCTCCAGGGCGGGCTCCAGGTGAAGCGCATCCTGCCCGAGTTCAGCATGGTCGGCGCCTCGTACCTGGAGCTGCTCGTCCGGGATCTCGCGGCCACGATCAGCGCGCTGATGCTCGCCACGCGCGTCGGCGCGGGCATCGCGGCCGAGATCGGATCGATGGTCGTCACCGAGCAGGTCGACGCGCTGCGCATGTGCGCGGCCGATCCGATCGACTACCTCATCAAGCCACGTTTCCTCGCGAGCCTCGTCATGACCATTTGCCTGGTCATCTGGGCGGCGGGCGTCGCGATGCTGACGGGCATGCTCACCGCGTACATCATGTTCGATGTCAACCCGCGGACGTTCTTCAACCTGCACCTCGTCGACACGGGCGACCTCGTCGTGGGCCTGGCGAAGTGCCTGGCCTACGGCGCCGCGATCCCGGTCGTCGCGGGCCACTCGGGGCTCACCACACACGGCGGCAGCGAGGGCGTCGGCTGGGCGACCACGCGGGCCGTCGTGAACGCCTCGCTCGCGGTGATCGTGCTCGATCTGATCCTCTCCGCGCTTGGCTACGTGCTCCTGGGTCCCTAGGTGCGGAGCGTTCTGACGAACCACCATGCCCGAGCTGCCTGAGGTCGAGCACCAGGCGCGCGCGCTCCGCCGGCTCCTCGAAGGCGCGCGCATCGAGCGCGCCGAGGCCGACGCGACGCCTGTTCTGAAAGGAAAAACCACGCCGGCCACGTTCACGGCGGCCCTCGCGGGGCGCTCGTTCTGCGGGATCGAGCGTGTGGGCAAGCTGCTCTTGCTCTCGTTCGACGCGGGCACGGGCCTCGCCTGCCACCTCGGCATGACGGGCAGGTGGCGGGCCCGCGTGGCCGGCGACGCGCCTCCCCGGCACGGCCGCGCGCGCCTCTTTTTGCAGGACGGCCGCGTGCTCGACTACGTCGACGTGCGGATGCTCGGTCGACTGGAGATTGTGCCGCGTGACGCGTTCGCGACGCTCGCCTCGTCCCTCGGCCCCGACCCGCTGCGCGACGGCCTCGACGCGCCTCGCCTCGCCGCGCAGATCGCCGGCACTTCACGGCCCATCAAGAACGTGCTGCTCGATCAGACCGTCCTCGCGGGCCTCGGCAACATCCAGGTGACGGAGGCACTCTTTCGCGCACGCGTGCACCCTTCCCGCGCGGCCGATGCGCTCACGCCTGCGGAGATCGAAGCACTCGCCGACGGGATCCTCGCGACGCTCATGCACACGCTCGCGGTGCACGAGCGCGACGACGAGATCGTCTACCTCTCCGATCGGACCGACGCGCCGAACCCGTTCCTCGTCTACGGCCGCGTGGGCGAACCATGCCCGCGCTGCGGCGCCCCGATCCGCACCCTCACGATCGCCGGCCGCACGAGCCCCTTCTGCCCGCGCTGCCAGCGCCCTACTCGATTGGGCCCTCGGCGCGGCCGTGGATGAACTGCTGGATGATCTCGTCGTTCGAGGCCTTGAAGTCGTCGGGCGTCCCGATCAGCCGAACGAACCCTTTGTAGAGCATCACGATCCGATCGGCGATCGAGAAGATGCTCGCGAGGTCGTGGCTCACGACGATGCTCGTCACGCCGAGCGTGTCGCTCAGCTCGCGGATGAGTTTGTCCACGCGCCGCGCGCTCACGGGATCGAGGCTCGTCGTGGGTTCGTCGAAGAGCACGTAACGTGGGTCGAGCGTGAGCGCGCGCGCGATGGCCACGCGCTTGCGCATGCCGTCGCCGAGCTCGGGCGGGAACCTGTCGGCGAACTCGCGCATGTGCACCTGATCGAGCCGCTTGCGCGCCTCGGCGAGCGCCTCCTTCGGCTTCAGGCCTTTGTGTTTGCGCAGCGGCAGCGCCACGTTCTCCGCGCAGGTCATCGAGTCGAAGAGCGTCGAGTGCTGGAAGACCATCGCGCACTTCATGCGCACCGGGTACATCTGCTCCTCGTCGAAGCGGCTGATCTCCTCGCCGTCGAGCCAGATCTCGCCCGCGTCCGGATAGAGCAGGCCAACGAGGTGCTTGATGAGCACGCTCTTGCCGACGCCCGATTGACCGATGATGAAAAAAACCTCCCCGTCTTGAACGTCGAAGCTGACGTCCTCGATGACCTTCTTCGTCCCGAAGGATTTGGCGAGGTGGCGGAAGGAAATCATGACGCAGTGGGCCGCGCGCTCGATGTTACGTGGGTCTGCCTTCGCCGACGAACATCGTGCATAGTGGACGCATGGCGAGCCCGCGATCGATCGAGGTCAAGGTCGGCATCCTGATCCTGACGGCCACCGTTCTCCTCGCGGTGTTCATCCTCGTCATGGGCGGCATCAACTTCCAGCCCACGTATGCCCTCTTCGTCGACTTCGACAACCCCGGCGGCCTGCAAACCGGCGCCCCTATCAAGATCGCCGGAGTCAAAGTAGGTAAAATCACCGAAATACAGTTCCGGGGTGGAGAAGTGCCGGGCGGCGCGGGCAAACGTGATCCGCTCGTGCGGGTGAAGGTCGAAGTCGAGAAGCGGTATCAGCCGAGCGTTCGTGACAACGCGGTCTTTTACGTGACGTCGTCGAGCGTGCTCGGCGAGCAGTTCCTCGCGCTCGATCCGGGCTCGGGTGATCGGCCCGTGCTCGCGGAGAACGCGATCGTGCGAGGCCTCGATCCGCCGCGCCTCGACATGCTGATCGCCAAGGCCTACGACCTGCTCGACACCACGGTGAACGCGCTCTCGGGCAACAAGGACGAGATCGGCACCGCGCTGAACGGCCTCTCGCGCACGCTGAAGGGCACCGGGGACTTCTTCGACAAGAACGGCGAACGGCTCGATCGCATCGCGGCGAACGTCGAGCAAATCACGGTGGACACGCAGGACACCGTGCGCGAGGCCAAGCAGAAGTACGTCGAGAACCCGCAGATCGATCGCATCCTCGACAACGTCGATCGCACGACGGGCGCGCTCGCGAAGGACGCGCCGCCCTTGCTCGCGGACGCGAAGGTCACGCTCGCCAACGTCAAGCGCGTGAGCGAAACCGTCGGCGGCGAGGGCGAGCAGGCGAAGATCCGCCAGGCGATCGGCGACCTCGCCGAGATCGCCCGGAACACGAAAGGCATCACCCAGGACGCGCAGGCGATCGCCTCGAGCGTGCGGCGTGGCAAAGGCACGGTGGGCGCGCTCGTGATGGACGAGCAGCTCTACGACGATCTCCAGGAGCTCGTGCGCGACCTCAAGCACAACCCCTGGAAGTTCTTCTGGCGCGAGTAACCCCGCGTTCCCTCAGCGCACGCGAATCACTCGAACTCGACGAGGGGCTCGCCTTCCTTCACGGCCTGCTCCTCCTTCACGAGGATCTTCGTGATCGTGCCCTCGTCCTCGGCCTCGACGGGCATCTCCATCTTCATGGACTCGAGGATCGCGACGACGGTCCCTTCCTCGATCTTGTCGCCGACCTTCACTTCGATCTTCCAGACGTTGCCCGTGATGTGCGCCTTGATGACCTTTGCCATGGGGCGGCGACGCTAGCGGAGGTCCGTCGCGATGGGAAGCGCGTGACGAACCGGTCCTCGCGTGCGCCCAGCCCCGGGGCCGCGGCTGATCCCAAAAACGACGCGGCCGTCAAGCGGGAAAACGCAGATTGGGGACCTCTGGCACGGAGTTCACCTGTCTTCCGGGACGAAATCCCGAGGCAGGGCGGGCCCTGCGGAAAAGAATCGACTCCACCCAATTGACAGGCATCTTGGGGAGTTGATACCGACAGGCGCCGCGGTACTCTCACTTTGGCGGGTGTCCTCGGAAAGGCGCAGCCGTGCTGCAGAAGCACGGCGGTCCTCCCCCGGGGCGAACGGCGAGCGCGCTGCTTTCGAAGGAGCCACGACGCATGTCCGAACAGAAGGAAAGCTCGGTCCTGTTCTCCCTCAAGGAGCTCATGAACCTCGAGGAGGACCGTATCAAGCAGGAGGAGGATGCGAAGGCCGCCGCAGCGGCCGCCGCAGAACGAGCCCGGCTCGACGACGAGCGCCGGAAGCGCGAGGAAGAAGAAGCGCGCATCCGGGCCGAGGACGAGCGCAGGGCCCTGGAAGAGCGCAAGGCCCGCGAAGAGGCCGCGCGCCTCGAGGCGATCCGTCAGGCCGAGGTCGAGAAGGCCCGCGTCGAGGCCGAGCAGAGGGCGCGGCTCGAGGCGATGAACGCGCAGCAGCAGCACGAGCGCAAGCTCGCCGAGCTGCAGCACGACGAGTCGAAGAAGAAGCTGCGCAAGACGCTCTACGGCGTGGTCGCGGCGGTCGTCGTCATCGGCGGCGTCACGACCGGCATCATCATCAACCAGAGCCAGAAGGCCGAGCAGGAGCGCCAGGCGCTCGCCGATCAGGCGCGACAGGCCGAGGAAGATCGCAAGAAGGCCGAGCAGCAGGCGAAGGAGCAGCAGCAGAAGATCGACAGCCTGCTCGGCCAGCTGACGAGCGCGAAGGACGAGGCGACGCGCCTCGCCCTGCAGAAGCAGCTCGACGAAGAGAAGGCGAAGCAGGACGCAGCCAAGAAGGGCGGCGGCGGTGGTCCGCGTCCCGCGGGCGGCGGCGGCGCGGCCAAGCCCTGCAACTGCGCGCCCGGCGATCCGCTCTGCAGCTGCCTCTGATCCAGGCGAGCGGCCCGCGCGAACGCAGGTGCGGGCCGCCGTTTGCATCGCAAAGGTGCAAACGCATGAAGCGCACGGCTCCCGAGAAGGCCCTGGACACCTCGTCCGGCGCCGAGGCCCCCTCCCCTCATGACCCCGATACATCCCCGATGAACGACGCGACGAGGCGGCTCGTCTTCCCGCTGGATTACGGCTCGCTCGATGAAGCCCGGGCCGGCGCGCGTGTCGTCGCTCCGTCGGTCGGCGTGCTCAAGGTGGGGCTCGAGCTCTTCGTGCGGGAAGGGCCCGCCGCGATCGCGGCGTGTCACGATCTCGGCCGGGACGTTTTTCTCGACCTGAAGCTCCACGACATCCCCGAGACCGTGGGCCGCGCGGTGCAAAGCGCGGCATCGCTCGGGGTCCGGTACCTGACGGTCCACGCGCACGGCGGTCGCGCGATGCTCGAACGTGCAGCCGAGGAGGCCGCGCGTGCGAGCGCGCCGCTCACGATCCTCGCGGTCACCGTGTTGACCTCGCTCGATGCGCAGGATCTCACGGCGCTCGGTTTGTCCGCGTCCCCGGCAGAACAAGCGGAGCGGGTCGCGCGGCTCGCGTGGGACGCGGGGGTGCGAGGGTTCGTCGCGTCTGCGTCGGAGGCGGCGAACCTCCGGCGCGCGCTCGGGCCGGAGGCGCTGCTCGTCACGCCGGGCATCCGGCCGGCGGGCAGCGCGGCCGGGGATCAGAAGCGAATCACGACGCCGGCGCAGGCGATCTCGAGCGGGGCGGATCTGCTCGTCGTCGGGCGGCCGATCCGCGACGCGGCGAGCCCGCTCGACGCTGCGCGCGCCGTCGTGGCCGAAATCGAAGGCGCGCTCGCCGCAAGGAGCACATGACTCGACTTGTGTATGGCCTCCAGCCCGTCCGCGAAGCCGTGCGCGTGCACGGCGACGCTCTCGAACGTGTCGTCGTCGAGCAAGGCGGGAGCCCCAAGATCCAGGCTGTCGGACGTTTCGCCGAGGGCCGCGGCGTCCGCGTCGAGACCGCGCCCCGCATCGAGCTCGATCGTCGCACCGGCGGCGGCAGGCACCAGGGTGTGCTCGCGGTCGCGCCGGACCTCAGGATCCGCGGCGTGGATCAGCTAGCGATCGAGCCGACGTCCATCGTCGTCGCGCTCGACGGGATCATGGATCCGCAGAACTTCGGGGCGATCGTGCGCAGCGCCGTCGCGCTCGGGGCCACGGGGATCGTCTGGCCCGAGCACAGCTCCGCGCCGCTCTCGCCGGCCATGTTCCGCGCATCCGCGGGCGCCATCGAGCACGCCACACTCTGCCGTGTCTCGTCCTTGCCGGAAGCGCTGCGCTCCCTCGCGGATCGCGGCGTCACCGTGATCGCCCTCGACGCGCAGGGGCCGACGACGCTCGGCGCGGTCGATCTGCGCGGCCCGGTGGCGATCGTGATCGGCGCCGAGGACAAGGGCGCGCGCAAGGCCGTGCTCCGCGCCTGCCAGCACGTCGCGCGCTTGCCGATGGCGGGGCCGATCGGATCGCTCAACGCCTCGGTCGCGGGCGCGCTCGCGCTCTACGAGGTGCTCCGCCAGCGGCAGGTGCCCACCTGAGAGCCCCGCGCGCGGCCTGGGCGACCCTCGTCCTTGCTGCCGTGCCGCTCCGGCTCGCGCTCGCGCTAGGAACGGATCTCTCCCCGGACGAGGCGTACTACCTCGCCGCGGCCCGCGCGCCGGGCGTCCTGCCTCCGCTCGTCGACCACCCGCCGCTCGTCCCGCTCCTGCTTCGGCTCGTCGATCGGCTCACGGCCTTGCCCGTCGAGCTCCGCGTCCGGCTCGTCCCGCTCGTGTGTTCGCTTGGCCTCTCGATCGCCACGGTCGCCCTCGCGCGCCGCCGCGGCGCGGACGCCTCCGGGCAGAACCTCGCGGCCTTCCTGTCGAGCTTCGCGCTCCTCCCGGTCGCGGGCGGCTTCGTCGCCACCCCGGACGGCCCGGCCCTCCTCGCCCTCGTGCTCGCCTTGTTGTGGGCCGAGCCCGCGCCCGAGGCCGCCGCCGCGTCCCTCCCACGACGGCTCGCCGCCGCGTTCGGCCTCGGGCTCGTGGGGGCCGCGGGCGCCCTCGCCAAGGTGGTCGTCCTGCCCCTCTTCCCGCTCATCGTCGTCCTGGCCGCGCGCCGCCGCCTCGGCGAGCGCCTCCTCGCCCTCGCCCCCCTCGCCCTCGCCGGCCCGCTGCTCGCCCCGAGCCTCGCCTTCCAGCTCCGGCACGCCTACGCCCAGCAGGCGCCCACGTTCACGCTCCTCGGCGCCCTCGGGGCCCTCGCCGCGGCCGCGCTCGCCCAGGCGCTGCTCTGGACCCCCTGGACCCTCTTCCACGGCGCCCGCGCCCTCCGCACCTCCCCGCCTGCCGACCGCGCCGTCGTCCTGCTCCTGACGGCCCTCGTCGCCGCCTCGGCCCTCGCGCGGGCCGTGCCCCCCGAGCCGAACTGGTATGCGCCTTCGGCTTTGATCCTCGCGGTCGCGTGCGCTCGAACCGGTAAGGATTTGGCCCCGCGCGCGCGACTTGCCATGCTGCTCGCCGTCCTCGTGCCCACGGCGATCGCGGCCGCGCACACGATCCGGCCTTTTTTGCCGCTGCCGCTCCGAGCCGACCCCACCGCCCGCCTCCACGGCTGGCGGAGCGGGGACGGGCCTGTCGACGCGCCGGGCGTGGGCCCTTATGGCGCCGCCGCGGAGCAATGTGTGTATCAGTTCACGTGCTCAAAAATAAACGACTACTTCCAAGCACTTGCTGAGTAACCTTCAAGGTTCCACTTCATCACCGAATTTGCCTGAACGAGCGGCCAGGGAAAGGGCCTCGTCGTTCGTTTCAAGCGAATGACCCTCGCGCGCCGAAAGATCGCCGAATTGTTGATCAAATTCGCGTACTTGGACATGCCGCCCGGAGAAACTTCTCGCATTTCGCCCAGATAGTTCAGGCGATACACGAAGGGAGGCCGGCCGGTCGCCAAGCGCGCGATATCGATCCGGTTCTTCCGGGAACCAGCTCGAAGAGAGGTCGCGCACATCGGGTTTGGGAGGACGAACCCGCACGACACGCGTGCATGTGAGCCGATCGGCAGGACGAACGTTCAGGATGCGGGGCGGGTGCGTCCGAGGACGCGGGCGAACCGCGCGAGGGCCTCGTCGACGTCGTCCGCGGTGGTCTCTTCGCCGAGCGAGACCCGCACCGCCGCGAGCGCGCGCGCCTCGCCCACCATCGCCGCGAGCACCGGCGAAGGCTCGGCCGTGCCCGCGCTGCAAGCCGACCCGCTGGAGACCGCCACGCGCTCGAGGTCGAGCGCCGCGCAGAGCTCCTCGCCACGCCAGCCCGGAAAGGAGAGGTTCGTCACATGAGGCGCGCGCTCGGCCGCGCCGTTGGGCAGAGCCTCGGCCCCGGCCTCGCGGCCCAGCCGAACGAGGTCGGCCTGGAGCCGATCCCGGAGCGGCGCGAGCTCGGCGTACCGGGTGGGGGTGTGTCGCGCCCGCTCGGCCGCCACGGCGAACCCCGCGGCAGCGACCGGATCCTGCGTCCCCGGCCGGAGCCCGCGCTCTTGCGAGCCGCCGTACAGGAGGCGCGACAGCCGCACCGACGGCGCCGTGAGCAGCGCGCCGATGCCCTTGGGCCCCCGGATCTTGTGCGCGGCCACGCTGACGAGATCCGCGCCTTCGAGGGTCGAGCGCGGCAGCTTGCCCACGGCCTGCACCGCGTCGACGTGGAGGAGCGCCCCCCGCGACCGGCAGAGCGCCGCGACGGCTGCGACCGGCTGGATCACGCCCGTCTCGTGGTTCACGGCCTGGAGCGCGACGAGCCGCACGGAGGCTCCCGACGCAACCGCACGATCCATGGCGTCGGCGACGGCCTCGGGCGAGATCCGCCCCGAGGGCTCGGGATCCACCCACGCAACGAGGACCCCACGCGCGGCGAGGTGTTCGGCGAACCGAACGACGCTCGGGTGCTCGATGCGGCCTACGACGAGCGCAGGTTGCGAAGACGCGCCGCCCGTCGATGCGAACGCATGGTGGAGCGCGAGGTTGTTCGCCTCGGTCCCGCCCGAGGTCAGCACGACGTCGCGCGGATCAAACCCCACGAGCGCGGCGACCGCCTCGCGTGCGTCCTCGACACGCGAGCGCGCCCGCCGCCCCGGCCCGTGCACGCTGGCCGGGTTG
Protein-coding sequences here:
- a CDS encoding MlaE family ABC transporter permease, which translates into the protein MGLLEEIGGGFLGAAATVGGMGLLGYQILRRLVTFRIDRAETLRNLYRMGVKSIPIVIVTALFTGAIMVIQAAPLVVRLGAQGLLGWGAGFGILREIAPLLTALMINGRVGANNTAELGTMVVTEQIDALRVLAIDPIAFLIAPRFVAIVTTLFLSTIFADTLALLGAAYGGFGLLGVEPKTFYNGLTSGLLGLSDVTSGLVKSIVFGVVMALSSCQYGLGVKGGAPGVGRAVNATVVASAAGIFILDYFVSFTLD
- a CDS encoding MlaE family ABC transporter permease, encoding MSAANTHDEPAPESGIDQAAEAPDASIAAVVGAQAMELVGMGLGIASVFVRTLYYCLRGRPDFGAVVRQMFEIGNRSVVFLTVVMGFIGMILVLQGGLQVKRILPEFSMVGASYLELLVRDLAATISALMLATRVGAGIAAEIGSMVVTEQVDALRMCAADPIDYLIKPRFLASLVMTICLVIWAAGVAMLTGMLTAYIMFDVNPRTFFNLHLVDTGDLVVGLAKCLAYGAAIPVVAGHSGLTTHGGSEGVGWATTRAVVNASLAVIVLDLILSALGYVLLGP
- the mutM gene encoding DNA-formamidopyrimidine glycosylase, with translation MPELPEVEHQARALRRLLEGARIERAEADATPVLKGKTTPATFTAALAGRSFCGIERVGKLLLLSFDAGTGLACHLGMTGRWRARVAGDAPPRHGRARLFLQDGRVLDYVDVRMLGRLEIVPRDAFATLASSLGPDPLRDGLDAPRLAAQIAGTSRPIKNVLLDQTVLAGLGNIQVTEALFRARVHPSRAADALTPAEIEALADGILATLMHTLAVHERDDEIVYLSDRTDAPNPFLVYGRVGEPCPRCGAPIRTLTIAGRTSPFCPRCQRPTRLGPRRGRG
- a CDS encoding ABC transporter ATP-binding protein is translated as MISFRHLAKSFGTKKVIEDVSFDVQDGEVFFIIGQSGVGKSVLIKHLVGLLYPDAGEIWLDGEEISRFDEEQMYPVRMKCAMVFQHSTLFDSMTCAENVALPLRKHKGLKPKEALAEARKRLDQVHMREFADRFPPELGDGMRKRVAIARALTLDPRYVLFDEPTTSLDPVSARRVDKLIRELSDTLGVTSIVVSHDLASIFSIADRIVMLYKGFVRLIGTPDDFKASNDEIIQQFIHGRAEGPIE
- a CDS encoding MlaD family protein, whose translation is MASPRSIEVKVGILILTATVLLAVFILVMGGINFQPTYALFVDFDNPGGLQTGAPIKIAGVKVGKITEIQFRGGEVPGGAGKRDPLVRVKVEVEKRYQPSVRDNAVFYVTSSSVLGEQFLALDPGSGDRPVLAENAIVRGLDPPRLDMLIAKAYDLLDTTVNALSGNKDEIGTALNGLSRTLKGTGDFFDKNGERLDRIAANVEQITVDTQDTVREAKQKYVENPQIDRILDNVDRTTGALAKDAPPLLADAKVTLANVKRVSETVGGEGEQAKIRQAIGDLAEIARNTKGITQDAQAIASSVRRGKGTVGALVMDEQLYDDLQELVRDLKHNPWKFFWRE
- a CDS encoding acetyl-CoA carboxylase biotin carboxyl carrier protein subunit; its protein translation is MAKVIKAHITGNVWKIEVKVGDKIEEGTVVAILESMKMEMPVEAEDEGTITKILVKEEQAVKEGEPLVEFE
- the pyrF gene encoding orotidine-5'-phosphate decarboxylase, yielding MNDATRRLVFPLDYGSLDEARAGARVVAPSVGVLKVGLELFVREGPAAIAACHDLGRDVFLDLKLHDIPETVGRAVQSAASLGVRYLTVHAHGGRAMLERAAEEAARASAPLTILAVTVLTSLDAQDLTALGLSASPAEQAERVARLAWDAGVRGFVASASEAANLRRALGPEALLVTPGIRPAGSAAGDQKRITTPAQAISSGADLLVVGRPIRDAASPLDAARAVVAEIEGALAARST
- the rlmB gene encoding 23S rRNA (guanosine(2251)-2'-O)-methyltransferase RlmB, translated to MTRLVYGLQPVREAVRVHGDALERVVVEQGGSPKIQAVGRFAEGRGVRVETAPRIELDRRTGGGRHQGVLAVAPDLRIRGVDQLAIEPTSIVVALDGIMDPQNFGAIVRSAVALGATGIVWPEHSSAPLSPAMFRASAGAIEHATLCRVSSLPEALRSLADRGVTVIALDAQGPTTLGAVDLRGPVAIVIGAEDKGARKAVLRACQHVARLPMAGPIGSLNASVAGALALYEVLRQRQVPT
- a CDS encoding cysteine desulfurase family protein gives rise to the protein MRVVYLDWNATTPPHPDVVAAMVEAATSAWGNPASVHGPGRRARSRVEDAREAVAALVGFDPRDVVLTSGGTEANNLALHHAFASTGGASSQPALVVGRIEHPSVVRFAEHLAARGVLVAWVDPEPSGRISPEAVADAMDRAVASGASVRLVALQAVNHETGVIQPVAAVAALCRSRGALLHVDAVQAVGKLPRSTLEGADLVSVAAHKIRGPKGIGALLTAPSVRLSRLLYGGSQERGLRPGTQDPVAAAGFAVAAERARHTPTRYAELAPLRDRLQADLVRLGREAGAEALPNGAAERAPHVTNLSFPGWRGEELCAALDLERVAVSSGSACSAGTAEPSPVLAAMVGEARALAAVRVSLGEETTADDVDEALARFARVLGRTRPAS